From the genome of Chanos chanos chromosome 5, fChaCha1.1, whole genome shotgun sequence, one region includes:
- the usp14 gene encoding ubiquitin carboxyl-terminal hydrolase 14 isoform X2: MPVFTVNVKWGKEKFDAVELNTEEPPMVFKAQLFALTGVQPERQKVMVKGGTLKDDEWGNIKLKNMELPCGLTNLGNTCYMNATVQCLRSVPELKNALRRYSGALRSSSANAPSQYITAALRDLYESMDRTSSSIPPIILLQFLHMAFPQFAEKGDQGQYLQQDANECWVQVMRVLQQKLEPQEPDTPMETDGESGAAAPTAKKNFIDQFFGVEFETTMKCTESEDEDPAKGTESQLQLSCFINQEVKYLATGLRLRLQEEITKHSPTLDRNALYIKSSKISRLPAYLTVQMVRFFYKEKESVNAKVLKDVKFPLMLDVYELCTTELQEKMVPLRSKFKEMEDKKLEKQQQKVDKKADAQKEVKYEPFSFADDFGSNNSGYYDLQAVLTHQGRSSSSGHYVAWVKRKEDEWVKFDDDKVSVVTPEDILKLSGGGDWHIAYVLLYGPRRLETLQQE; the protein is encoded by the exons ATGCCCGTGTTTACAG TGAACGTAAAATGGGGAAAGGAAAAATTCGACGCCGTGGAGTTGAACACAGAGGAGCCTCCTATGGTGTTTAAGGCTCAGCTCTTCGCCTTGACAGGTGTgcagccagagagacagaaagtcatGGTAAAAGGAGGCACACTTAAG GATGACGAGTGGGGAAACATCAAATTAAAGAAT atgGAGCTGCCGTGTGGTTTGACTAACCTGGGTAACACTTGCTACATGAACGCCACGGTCCAATGCCTGCGCTCTGTGCCTGAACTCAAGAACGCTCTCAGGAG GTATTCTGGAGCTTTGAGATCATCTAGTGCCAACGCCCCCTCCCAGTACATCACAGCAG CCCTGCGGGATCTGTACGAGTCCATGGACAGGACCTCCTCCAGCATACCTCCCATTATCCTACTGCAGTTCCTGCACATGGCCTTCCCGCAGTTCGCTGAGAAAGGAGACCAGGGCCAATACCTGCAGCAG GATGCTAATGAGTGCTGGGTACAGGTCATGCGAGTCCTACAGCAGAAGTTGGAGCCCCAGGAACCTGACACACCTATGGAG aCAGATGGTGAAAGTGGAGCTGCTGCACCTACAGCAAAGAAGAATTTCATTGACCAGTTTTTTGGCGTGGAATTTGAGACTAC CATGAAATGTACAGAGTCTGAGGATGAGGATCCCGCCAAAGGCACAGAGAGCCAGCTTCAGCTCAGCTGCTTCATCAACCAGGAGGTCAAATACCTGGCTACTGGACTCCGActg CGACTGCAAGAGGAGATAACAAAACACTCTCCGACCCTGGACAGAAACGCTCTCTATATCAAATCA TCTAAAATCAGCCGCCTGCCTGCTTATCTAACCGTTCAAATGGTCCGATTCTTCTATAAAGAGAAGGAGTCCGTCAATGCCAAAGTCCTTAAG gATGTGAAGTTTCCCCTCATGCTGGACGTTTATGAGCTGTGTACCACAGAGCTGCAGGAGAAGATGGTGCCCCTCAGATCTAAGTTTAAAGAGATGGAGGACAAGAAGCTGGAGAAACAGCAGCAGAAG GTGGACAAGAAAGCGGATGCACAAAAAGAAGTGAAATATGAGCCCTTTTCATTCGCCGATG ACTTTGGCTCCAATAACAGTGGTTACTATGACCTCCAGGCCGTGCTGACACATCAGGGCCGCTCCAGCTCCTCCGGTCACTACGTGGCCTGGGTCAAAAGGAAAGAAG atgaatgGGTGAAATTTGACGATGACAAAGTGAGTGTGGTGACGCCGGAGGACATTCTGAAGCTGTCTGGGGGCGGAGACTGGCATATAGCTTACGTCCTACTGTACGGACCCCGACGTCTTGAGACACTTCAACAAGAGTAa
- the usp14 gene encoding ubiquitin carboxyl-terminal hydrolase 14 isoform X1 codes for MPVFTVNVKWGKEKFDAVELNTEEPPMVFKAQLFALTGVQPERQKVMVKGGTLKDDEWGNIKLKNGMTLLMMGSADALPEEPAVRPMFVEDMTEEQLASAMELPCGLTNLGNTCYMNATVQCLRSVPELKNALRRYSGALRSSSANAPSQYITAALRDLYESMDRTSSSIPPIILLQFLHMAFPQFAEKGDQGQYLQQDANECWVQVMRVLQQKLEPQEPDTPMETDGESGAAAPTAKKNFIDQFFGVEFETTMKCTESEDEDPAKGTESQLQLSCFINQEVKYLATGLRLRLQEEITKHSPTLDRNALYIKSSKISRLPAYLTVQMVRFFYKEKESVNAKVLKDVKFPLMLDVYELCTTELQEKMVPLRSKFKEMEDKKLEKQQQKVDKKADAQKEVKYEPFSFADDFGSNNSGYYDLQAVLTHQGRSSSSGHYVAWVKRKEDEWVKFDDDKVSVVTPEDILKLSGGGDWHIAYVLLYGPRRLETLQQE; via the exons ATGCCCGTGTTTACAG TGAACGTAAAATGGGGAAAGGAAAAATTCGACGCCGTGGAGTTGAACACAGAGGAGCCTCCTATGGTGTTTAAGGCTCAGCTCTTCGCCTTGACAGGTGTgcagccagagagacagaaagtcatGGTAAAAGGAGGCACACTTAAG GATGACGAGTGGGGAAACATCAAATTAAAGAAT GGAATGACCTTGCTGATGATGGGTTCTGCTGATGCCCTGCCTGAAGAACCCGCCGTCAGACCCATGTTTGTGGAGGACATGACGGAGGAGCAGCTTGCCTCAGcc atgGAGCTGCCGTGTGGTTTGACTAACCTGGGTAACACTTGCTACATGAACGCCACGGTCCAATGCCTGCGCTCTGTGCCTGAACTCAAGAACGCTCTCAGGAG GTATTCTGGAGCTTTGAGATCATCTAGTGCCAACGCCCCCTCCCAGTACATCACAGCAG CCCTGCGGGATCTGTACGAGTCCATGGACAGGACCTCCTCCAGCATACCTCCCATTATCCTACTGCAGTTCCTGCACATGGCCTTCCCGCAGTTCGCTGAGAAAGGAGACCAGGGCCAATACCTGCAGCAG GATGCTAATGAGTGCTGGGTACAGGTCATGCGAGTCCTACAGCAGAAGTTGGAGCCCCAGGAACCTGACACACCTATGGAG aCAGATGGTGAAAGTGGAGCTGCTGCACCTACAGCAAAGAAGAATTTCATTGACCAGTTTTTTGGCGTGGAATTTGAGACTAC CATGAAATGTACAGAGTCTGAGGATGAGGATCCCGCCAAAGGCACAGAGAGCCAGCTTCAGCTCAGCTGCTTCATCAACCAGGAGGTCAAATACCTGGCTACTGGACTCCGActg CGACTGCAAGAGGAGATAACAAAACACTCTCCGACCCTGGACAGAAACGCTCTCTATATCAAATCA TCTAAAATCAGCCGCCTGCCTGCTTATCTAACCGTTCAAATGGTCCGATTCTTCTATAAAGAGAAGGAGTCCGTCAATGCCAAAGTCCTTAAG gATGTGAAGTTTCCCCTCATGCTGGACGTTTATGAGCTGTGTACCACAGAGCTGCAGGAGAAGATGGTGCCCCTCAGATCTAAGTTTAAAGAGATGGAGGACAAGAAGCTGGAGAAACAGCAGCAGAAG GTGGACAAGAAAGCGGATGCACAAAAAGAAGTGAAATATGAGCCCTTTTCATTCGCCGATG ACTTTGGCTCCAATAACAGTGGTTACTATGACCTCCAGGCCGTGCTGACACATCAGGGCCGCTCCAGCTCCTCCGGTCACTACGTGGCCTGGGTCAAAAGGAAAGAAG atgaatgGGTGAAATTTGACGATGACAAAGTGAGTGTGGTGACGCCGGAGGACATTCTGAAGCTGTCTGGGGGCGGAGACTGGCATATAGCTTACGTCCTACTGTACGGACCCCGACGTCTTGAGACACTTCAACAAGAGTAa